GCTATCTAAACTTAAAGAACCCACCGCATAAATATGTTGGTCAGAACCGGTCATTTGAGAAATTTTGCAGGCGTATTCAGCGGTCGCTGTAAAATGATAGTTAGCCATTTGGGTTATTGCATGGCGAAATTTGTTGTCAATTGCGCCTAACGTTGTTTCACCTCCGTAAAAATGCGCAACAGGCAGGTTAAATGGAATACTGGCACTTACAGCCGCAAACATTTCATATCTGTCGCCAAGACAAATAATTAAATCGGTTTTATCTTTTAGAAACGCCCACAAAGTTGAAAATTTCATGGAGGTTAAAGCCATAGCGGTTGAAACAGCTTCGGCAGAATCTCCAACTACCATTGATTCTATGGCATAGGCAACTTTAAAGCCATCTGCAACTATATTGTTTATCGTATATCCATGTATGGGTGATAAATGGGTTCCAAAGGCAATAATTGACAGCTCAAAATCTTGCGTTTGGCTTAGCTTCTTTATTAAAGGAAGATAAATTCCGTAATCGGCCCGGGAACTTGTGAGAAGTGACAGATGCATATAAGTTGTCAGAAACGGTTAGTCCAAAAATAAAGCCATCAACCTTCGTTTAAAAACACCTGATTATATCTTAATTTATATGAAGGCTGTTTGTGCCTTTATTAGATATATATAATACAGGGCGATGTTTTTTCACACAATGATAGTGAAACAATTCGGATAACCCTAAAATGGATTTAATCCTAACAATTTGGTTGTACTTCTTTACCAGATGAAAACCATTTTTTGTAATTCTTTTGCTGATTGTTTACAAAGGGGAAGCAGTAAATCCTATTGGATTAGATTTTGTCAGAAAAACAAATGTAAAAAGTACCTATTCTAAATAGCAAAAAAACATTACCTTTAAACTTGCAACTCATAGTATATCATGATGCCTATATAACAATGAATAAAATTTTTGAGTTGGTTTTTCTCTTTTTGTCCTTACCGTTGTATTTACTGAATGCTCAGGAAATATGCAACAACGGATTTGACGATGATGGTAACAGTTATACTGATTGTTATGATGTTAACTGTGCAGTTACAGAACAATGTTGGCAATATTATACCGGCACCATAGAATATACTTGTGAACCAATCACTCCTATTGAGTTCAGTATAGAACCCGGATGGCAATCGTCAATAACGGTTGCCGATTTGAATATTGTTTTAGCCGCCGACATAGATGCAAACGGCAGCACCGAACTTTTTGTGCAAGGAAAAAGGGGCAATGATGTTTTGATGTATTGGTTAAACCCGGTAAATGGTTCTGTCAGTTCGTCTTTTACTTTTCCTGATTACTGGGATGGGCAGGGTACTCCGGCAATAGGGGATATAGATAGTGATGGCTTGGGTGAAATAATACTCTCTAATCGAATATCTGGTAATGATGCAACCGTTTATGCATTTGAACATGACGGAACGATAAAGTGGGTATCCGTCATTGATAATGGCACATCAAACCAACCCAACGAATGGCAGCTTGCTGACTTTAATCAGGATGGTATAGTAGAAGCCTATTCGCGATTTACCATTCTTAATGCTCAAACAGGAGATATTTTAACACAATTACCTGGTAGTTACGATGACCGTCTTTCGATAGCCGCAGATATCTTGCCCGATAGCTTTTGTTCCGCTTGTAGCGGGTTGGAACTTGTGGTTGCAAACAAAGTATATGCTGTTGATTTTAACAGTACCGGGCTAATCCTTCAATTGACTTCATCTTCAGGCGGTAAGGGATTTACCTCTGTTGCCGATTGGGATTTAGATGGTGATTTAGATATTATTGTAGCAGATTGGACAGGTATATACCGATTGTATGTCTGGGATGGTCAAACATCGGAGGTAATGTTTACTTTTTTCGGAATTGATCTTACTAATGCTTCTCGTCCGGCAATTGCAAATTTAGACAGCGATCCGGAACCGGAACTTATTATTAAAACCAAAGAAAACATACTCTGTCTTGATAATGATTTGGGCATTATTTGGCAGGTGCCTATTCAGGAAAATGGCGGCGGTTGTGGTACTTCGGCTACATTATTTGATTTTAACGGAGATGGGATCTTTGAAGTTGTAAGCAGGGACGAAACTCAATTTGCAGTTTATTCTGCACTTAACGGTGCTTTGCTATATAGCCTTCCCTGTTTTTCGGCCACAGCTCTTGAAATACCGGTTATAGCCGATATTGACGGAGATGGTGAAGCAGAAATTGTTACAATTTGTGGGAATGGGATATTTGGAACTTCCGGCTACGATATTAACCAAGGCCGCGTTTACATGTTCCAGTCCGCCGCCTCACCCTGGCAACCGTGTCGGCCGATTTGGAACCAACAGGGATATTTTAACGTCAATATCAACAACGATTTAAGTGTGCCTATCCAACAACAACCGCATCATTTGCAGTTTCCGCCGGGAAGCGGCAAATATCCCTTTAACACCTTTTTGGCTCAATACAGCCCACCTTCGGAAACAATTGTTGATGCAGGATTAACCAATGTTTCTGCAACGATTGTAAGTATATGCTCCGCCGGTACGATTGTCTATGAAGTTTGTAATACAGGCTCTTCCAATTTGCCCGGGGGCACACCGGTTGCTATCTATAATGCTAATCCTACCTCCAATCCTGCTTCTGTCTTATTAGGGGTTCAAACCATACCGGTCGAACTGGCTTCCGGAAATTGCCATGTCTTACAATTCAACGCCGTAAACGCAGACAGTATTTTTATTTTTGTTAACTTTAACGGAACACTTCCACCGCCCTTTACCCTATCCGAACTAATTCCTGTTGGAATGGATGTGCCGGAGTGTGATATTGAAAACAACCTAACAGGTGGTTCAATACCGGATTTACCCGAAATAGTGATCAATTCATTCTGTCAAGACGGCATCTCTTACGGTTTGCTTCAGGTGGAAAATAATATCGGGTTCACTAACTATCTATGGACAGATGGTCAACAATCAGCAACCATTCAGGTAACTCAATCCGGCACTTATTGTGTAATCGCAACCGATTCTGTTGGATGTACTACATTTATTTGTGCCGACTATACTCAGTTGCTCCCACCTTCTCCGCAGATTTACGGCGATACGCTGATAGTTGAGGGGGATACCGGACAATTGGGAGTACTTGATACCTATCCCGCTTATTTATGGTCAACCGGTTCAACCACCCCATCTATTACCGTTTCAACCTCAGGCACCTATTTTGTAACTGTAACAGATCTAAACGGATGCACGGCAGCACAATCAGTCAATGTAACTGTTGTCGGAGAAGAACCGGATGATGACCTTCCGGTTGATACGCTTTATACCTGCCGTTTTATCATCCCAAATGCTTTTACGCCCAATCAGGACGGAGTGAACGACGTGTTTTCGGCTTTTACCAACTGTCAGGCAAGCGGGTTCGCTTTATTTGTCTATAACCGGTGGGGGAACAAGGTGTTTGAAAGCAGCGATTTGTCTGATTTTTGGGATGGCACTTACCAAAATTCAGATGCACCAATAGGGGTATATGCCTACTATGGTCATATTGAGTTTACAGACGGTAACCGTCAGGAGTTTCAGGGAAATGTTACCCTGATCAGGTGAGATTCTTGATGAAGAACTAAATTTTTACGGAAACACGGCGCAACAAGGGGGGGTACTCGTCAAGTTTAAAAACTGTTTTCTGCGAAAATCTGCGGGGCATTAAAAAATCAAGTCGGTGCAGGCGAGCCAAATAACTACAAGTTTAAAATTGACCCGACTCTATCAGGAAGCCGGGGTTAATCTTCCTGTTCATCTTCATCCGGCAATATTGCCAGAATGGTTTGTCCGCCTTTTACCTTTTGTTTCATACTCACCTGTATCTGAGCATTGAGGGGTAAAAACACATCAACCCGTGACCCAAACTTGATAAATCCAAACTCGCCACCCTGAACGGTTTCCTCACCCTCGTCGAGATAGTTGGAAATTTTACGGGCTACTTTACCGGCAATCTGACGTACCAAAATTTCAAACTCGCTTTGAGGGCATTCTATGACACTGGTAAATCTCTCGTTCAGTTCTGACGATTTGGGATGCCAGGCAACCAAATAGTTGCCCGGATGGTATTTGGTATATTTAACCAATCCGCTGATAGGGCTACGGTTGACGTGAACATTGGTTGGTGACATAAAAATGGATACCTGAATTCGGCGGTCATTAAAATATTCTTTTTCGTCCACCTCTTCAATTGCCACAATTTTACCATCGGCAGGGGCAACAATACTGCGGTTGTCCAGGAAATTGAGTATTACTTTTGGGTTGCGGAAAAAGTAAAGCATAAACCCATAAACAATTACCGATAAAATTCCAATAGAAATGGTAAAAGCAGAATGCGCCTGAATAACATAATAAACCAACGCATTCAACAAAAGCAGAAAAGTGCCGGTTACAAGTAAAATTTTATAACCTTCTTTATGTACATTGAATTTTTTCATGTGTGCTACTATTTAACCTCAAAATCTTATAACTATATGACAAACACGATTGTTTTAAAAAGTGTTGCAAAATACATAAAATATGTAATTGCGGAAAGGTAAAAACAAATAATCGCAAAAAAAAACATGCCTAAGTCCTACTATTTTATCAATCCATAAAAAAGTGCAAGACACGAACGCTGATAAAGCCTTACATCACTTTTTAAGTTCCTGAAATTATAAAATTATCAGGTTTACAAGAGTTCCAATCATGCATATCATTGTAAAAAAACAGGTAAAAAGTTGGTAAATAAAAACTCTGTTTCTAACTTTACCCCAAAATCCAGATAAAATAACCTGCATTTTTATTGAATGCAATTGGATTGGCAGATGAAAGTTCTTTATTTCTTAAACATATTTTGGAGTTTGTACGGCAACGTTTCGGAACAATGCCAAACAATGGAAGACAATCCTGTTCATTGGTTTTTTTCTGCCACCAAAATCAATGAAACCGAATATGTTTTGTTTGCAGATGCAATCATTGATAAAGACTGGCATTTGTATTGCCGGTCACAGTTTATCAAATCTGATGATTTGGTTTTTCCTGAAATCACCTTTTATCCAAACGATGATATAGAGATCGCAGGCTTTATCAATGAAATCGGAGAACCGGAAACTATTAAATCCGAATTGATTGGCATTAATATCAATATTTTTAACAACAAAGTTACCTACAACACCATAGCATTTAAGAAAAGCAGCAAACAAAGTGTTTCAGTTAAAGGCGAAATAAATTATGTCGCTTGTACTAAATCGAAATGCATTAATCCTTCACCCAAAGAATTTGAATTTATCTTGAATTAACTCAAAGTTTTGCCATTAACATAAAAAAGTGTCCTAAGCAGTTTTGACAAAACCCAAGTTTGCAGTATCACAGTTGTGATGCTCCGATTCCAAACCAACTTTTATGAAAAATTTTCTTTCTACTATATTAGTTCTTTGTTTCTCTTTCATTTTTTTAAAGGCACAGGATATTCAACCCGTCAGTTGGGAAGTATCTTCACAGGAATTGGGCGATAATGAATTTTTGCTTTCCTTTGATGCCAAAGTTGACAAAGGGTGGTTTATATACTCTCAACATATCAAGTCAACGCCCCCCTTGCCTACTACTATCTCATTTCAACAAAATTCCGATTTTGAATTACAGGGACGGATAGAAGAATTTGGCAAAGCCATTAACGATTTCGATCCCATTTTTGAAAAAGAAATTCGCAAATACGCCAGTTCTGTTTCGTTTCAGGCAAGGGTAAAAACCCATAAAAAACAAACAAAGATTGTGGGAACTCTTGAGTTTATGGCCTGTGATAAAAGCAGATGCCTCCCTCCCTCCAGACAAGAGTTTTCTTTCAATTTGGTAGTTTCCGATTTTGAAAATATGCTCGCTAAAGAAGTCGCTGCCGATAAATATGAAATTGTAAAGTCCAAAAAGTTCAGTTCCGAAGAATATATCCCTTCCAGTATGGAAATCAGTGTTGGCCGTACAGGTCCTTTGGCATTGAATGACAGCGACAACAATCAAAGAGCCACAGCATCCCGCACCAAGGCTCCGGTATCTCTGCCAAAAGAAGAAGTATATAATGAAGATAAAACGGTAGATTTGGAAATGATGGCAGGCGACTTACTGGTTGCTGCCAATTTTACCAAATTCATTAAGTCTAAATCCGGTAAAAAAGCTGAAGCATCCTCTAAAAAAGACAACAATCTCAATAAAAAACAGATAGCACAACTGCAACCCAAACCTGCGGAAATTAAACGTGCTGCCCCTCAACCCTTCATCAATCCCATCAATTGGTCATTCAGTTTGCGTCCTGTTGAAAACAGTATTTATGAAATGACTTTTACCGCTTCCATTCAGGACAACTGGTATCTTTATGCACAAAACAATACCGGTTCAGCTCCTTTTCCCATGGAGTTTATGTTTGATGAAAACAATGACATTCAATTTATCGAAGATGCCGCAAGAGAAGAAGGCGTATTACTGACAGAATTTGACCCTGTTTTTGAAAAAACAGTCAATCGGTATGCCGGCACGGTAACATTTAAACGCATGGTTCAGTTTTTGAAAAATGTAAAAGTAACCGGCTCGGTAAAGTATATGGCCGCCAACAACGAGCAATACCTGATGCCCAAAGAGGTGCGTTTTTCTTTGAACAACAGCTTGATGATACCTGTACCCTCCACAAAGTCTGAAGCTGTTGCGCTGCCTTCTCCGCTTCAAAACAACGCTGCTTCTGCCAATTTTGCCTATTCTCTTATTTCCGTTTTGATGGCACTCGGACTTTTAATTTTCATAAAAAAAGTTAAAGTTTAACGCAGCAGATTAAATATCCTGCCAATACCAAACACATATTCAAAAAGCCTGTGTCGTATATCCGGCACAGGCTTTTTCATTTGAGTCTGGTCAAAAACCGGTCTGCCATACCCCCGAATCCTTATGTTTAACCCTTCGTATTGGTTAATTACCGTTAAGGATTTGAATAAACCCGTCATAATGGCTAATTTTGCAGGCTGTTTTAAACTTAAACCTTTTTAATAAGGTGCATGTTTTCATCACAAAAATCTCATTCGGTGAAAAGTAAACTATTATTAACGCTGATTCTCCTGACCTGGGCACAATTGGGATGGCTGTTTGCACAACCCAAGCAAGTACAGCCTGTACATTGGACTACTGATGTTGAAATTCTGGAGAACGATGAAATAATGCTGTATTTTAAGGCAACTATTGATAAGGGCTGGGACATATACTCACAGTTTACCCCTGACGGCGGACCCCTGCCGGCTTATTTCGACTTTGAATCGGTGAAGGATATTCAACTGATTGGTAAAGTTGAAGAAGATGGGAAACTCAAAAACGTCTTTGACCCCATCTTTGAAGTTGATGTCAAAAAATATGCGGATAAGGTTACTTTCAAAGCCAAAATCAAAGCACTGAAACCTAAGGTAGAGGTTGAAATACCCTTGGATTATATGTCGTGCAACGATCAGACCTGCGTTAAACTGGCTGAATATTTTCAGTTTAGCCTCAGTGCATCTTCTTCTAAAACACCACCCCCTTCCGGCAAATCGGACAAACCAACCGGCAGCGTTACTCCGTCGTCAGGCAGCAGCAGTCAGACTACTGTCAGTTTTAAAACCACTACCTCCTCGTCCGGAAGCGGAACAAACATCGCAGATTTGAAAAAACCTGCCGTTGAAAAAAATACCAACCAAACTACTTCAGCCCCTGTAAACAACGGTTTAGCTACCGGATTAACCAATGATATTGTTCAGCCGGTAAAATGGCGATATGAAAAGAAAGATCTGGGAAACGGGGAATACCTCTTACAGTTTATTGCCACGATAGACAAGGGTTGGTATCTCTATTCTCAAAACATTGCAGATGGAGGACCGATACCCACTACTTTTACCTTTACCGAAAGTCCTGATGTTACGCTGCTTGGCAAAGACAAACTTGAAGAGGTAAGCAGCCACAAAAAAGAAGGCTTTGACAAGATATTCGAAATGAAGGTGATTAAGTACGCTGAAGAGGTTGTTTTTGAAAAAAAGGTAAAACTCGCCAATTCAGATACCCCTGTTTCAGGCTCTCTTGAATTTATGACTTGTGATGATACGCGTTGCCTGCCTCCTGCAACCGAAGATTTTGCATTTAACACGCAAACCGATCAAAGCGAAACAGTTGCTCCGTCCGGTGATGAAAATTTACCAACTTACATGCAACAGTTAATCAGCCTGATCTCACACTGCGGCATCAATACAGAAGGTGAAAAGAAAGCATTACTGACCACGTTTATTTTGGGATTTTTGGGTGGATTTGCAGCGCTGTTGACCCCTTGCGTGTTTCCAATGGTTCCACTGACAGTCAGTTTCTTTACCAAACGAAGCAAAGACCGCCGCAAAGGGCTGATTAACGCAATAATTTACGCCATTTCCATTATCGTGATTTACGTTGCTTTAGGGTTTACCATCACGGCTGCATTTGGCCCCAGCACACTCAACGTATTGGCAACAGACCCCTGGTTTAACCTGGCCTTTTTTGCTTTGTTCGTCATTTTTGCCATTTCCTTTTTTGGTTATTTTGACATCAATCCACCGAGCTGGTTGGTCAACAAAGCCTCCGATGCTTCGGACAGAGGAGGGTTGTTGGGCATTTTTTTTATGGCATTTACTTTGGCTCTGACTTCTTTCTCCTGCACCGGGCCTATCATAGGCACGCTCCTGGTAGATGCCGCTGTTGGAGGTGAAAGATTGGGGCCTACCATAGGAATGACCGGATTCGCAGTTGCCTTAGCCTTGCCTTTTGCTTTGTTTGCGA
This is a stretch of genomic DNA from Sphingobacteriales bacterium. It encodes these proteins:
- a CDS encoding thioredoxin family protein, producing the protein MKSKLLLTLILLTWAQLGWLFAQPKQVQPVHWTTDVEILENDEIMLYFKATIDKGWDIYSQFTPDGGPLPAYFDFESVKDIQLIGKVEEDGKLKNVFDPIFEVDVKKYADKVTFKAKIKALKPKVEVEIPLDYMSCNDQTCVKLAEYFQFSLSASSSKTPPPSGKSDKPTGSVTPSSGSSSQTTVSFKTTTSSSGSGTNIADLKKPAVEKNTNQTTSAPVNNGLATGLTNDIVQPVKWRYEKKDLGNGEYLLQFIATIDKGWYLYSQNIADGGPIPTTFTFTESPDVTLLGKDKLEEVSSHKKEGFDKIFEMKVIKYAEEVVFEKKVKLANSDTPVSGSLEFMTCDDTRCLPPATEDFAFNTQTDQSETVAPSGDENLPTYMQQLISLISHCGINTEGEKKALLTTFILGFLGGFAALLTPCVFPMVPLTVSFFTKRSKDRRKGLINAIIYAISIIVIYVALGFTITAAFGPSTLNVLATDPWFNLAFFALFVIFAISFFGYFDINPPSWLVNKASDASDRGGLLGIFFMAFTLALTSFSCTGPIIGTLLVDAAVGGERLGPTIGMTGFAVALALPFALFAMFPGWLNSLPKSGGWLNTVKVVLGFIELIFAIKFFSNADLVKQWWILPRELFLGLWILLFLAMGLYLFGLIKFPHDSPVKKISIPRGSLALASIAFAIYLVPGIFCSPLNLVSGFPPPISYSWTCEGAKVEAHIKDLEEAMTVAKKEGKPILVDFTGWACVNCRKMEENVWPDVANLIEEYTLVSLYVDEKASLQEQEQFEYFLGDKKQRVRTIGDKWSFVETHCFASNTQPLYVLLNENGELLNAPTGYTPNISDYSSFLKKGLDNYKTGKTAVGQM
- a CDS encoding gliding motility-associated C-terminal domain-containing protein, with translation MNKIFELVFLFLSLPLYLLNAQEICNNGFDDDGNSYTDCYDVNCAVTEQCWQYYTGTIEYTCEPITPIEFSIEPGWQSSITVADLNIVLAADIDANGSTELFVQGKRGNDVLMYWLNPVNGSVSSSFTFPDYWDGQGTPAIGDIDSDGLGEIILSNRISGNDATVYAFEHDGTIKWVSVIDNGTSNQPNEWQLADFNQDGIVEAYSRFTILNAQTGDILTQLPGSYDDRLSIAADILPDSFCSACSGLELVVANKVYAVDFNSTGLILQLTSSSGGKGFTSVADWDLDGDLDIIVADWTGIYRLYVWDGQTSEVMFTFFGIDLTNASRPAIANLDSDPEPELIIKTKENILCLDNDLGIIWQVPIQENGGGCGTSATLFDFNGDGIFEVVSRDETQFAVYSALNGALLYSLPCFSATALEIPVIADIDGDGEAEIVTICGNGIFGTSGYDINQGRVYMFQSAASPWQPCRPIWNQQGYFNVNINNDLSVPIQQQPHHLQFPPGSGKYPFNTFLAQYSPPSETIVDAGLTNVSATIVSICSAGTIVYEVCNTGSSNLPGGTPVAIYNANPTSNPASVLLGVQTIPVELASGNCHVLQFNAVNADSIFIFVNFNGTLPPPFTLSELIPVGMDVPECDIENNLTGGSIPDLPEIVINSFCQDGISYGLLQVENNIGFTNYLWTDGQQSATIQVTQSGTYCVIATDSVGCTTFICADYTQLLPPSPQIYGDTLIVEGDTGQLGVLDTYPAYLWSTGSTTPSITVSTSGTYFVTVTDLNGCTAAQSVNVTVVGEEPDDDLPVDTLYTCRFIIPNAFTPNQDGVNDVFSAFTNCQASGFALFVYNRWGNKVFESSDLSDFWDGTYQNSDAPIGVYAYYGHIEFTDGNRQEFQGNVTLIR
- a CDS encoding phosphatidylserine decarboxylase family protein, encoding MKKFNVHKEGYKILLVTGTFLLLLNALVYYVIQAHSAFTISIGILSVIVYGFMLYFFRNPKVILNFLDNRSIVAPADGKIVAIEEVDEKEYFNDRRIQVSIFMSPTNVHVNRSPISGLVKYTKYHPGNYLVAWHPKSSELNERFTSVIECPQSEFEILVRQIAGKVARKISNYLDEGEETVQGGEFGFIKFGSRVDVFLPLNAQIQVSMKQKVKGGQTILAILPDEDEQED